AACCCTGCGTGGTGATCCCCTGTTACAACCACGGGGCAATGATGGCTTCCGTGCTGTCACGCCTGTCGCCTTTGGGTCTACCGGTTATTATCGTCGACGATGGCAGCGATGAAATCACCCGTGCTCAGCTTGCTCCCTTACTGACGGAGCAGATTACCCTGATCCGCCTGTCTGAAAATCAGGGCAAAGGTGCCGCCGTGATGCGTGGATTACAGGCCGCCACTGCCGCCGGATTCAGCCATGCCCTGCAGGTAGATGCCGATGGACAGCATCAGATTGAGGACAGCCCGAAACTGCTGGCCGAGGCCCGTCTTCATCCGGAATGCCTGATATCGGGCCAGCCTTTGTATGATGACTCGATCCCTAAATCACGTCTGTATGGCCGCTATATCACCCATTTCTGGGTCTGGATAGAAACCCTTTCTCTGTCGATCAAAGACAGCATGTGTGGCTTCAGGGTCTACCCGCTGGCACCAGTGCAGGCGCTGAGGCACCCCATTGGGCAGCGCATGGATTTTGATACTGAGATCATGGTCCGCCTCTACTGGCGGGGGACGCCCAGCCGTTTTATTCCCACCCGCGTCACCTATCCACTGGATGGCCTCTCTCATTTCGATGCGCTGCATGACAACCTGCGGATTTCCTGGATGCACACCCGTCTGTTCTTCGGCATGCTGCCCCGAATCCCTTCGCTGCTGAAAAAGCGGCGGGATCGGCACTGGGCAGGCGTTCAGGAGCGTAAAGGCCTGGCCGGACTGAAATTCATGCTATGGGTTTACCGTACTTTTGGCCGCGGCCTGTTCACGCTGCTGCTTTGGCCGGTCACGGGCTTCTACTGGTTAAGTGGTGGGGCGCAGCGCGAGGCTTCGCGTCAGTGGTTAAAGACCATCAGCGATTATGCCAGCGAGCATAGTATTGCTCTGCCAGGTAAGCTGAACAGCTTCAGGCACTTTCTGCGCTTCGGCGAATCGATGCTGGATAAACCGGCCAGCTGGCGCGGCGATCTGCGCTGGGGGAAAGAGATCGACTTCGCACCGGGGGCTGAACAGGCTATAGCTGAGGGTAAACCGGGCGGCAAGCTGATTCTGGCTTCGCATCTGGGCGATATCGAAGCCTGCCGTGCCCTGGCTCAGCAGGTGAGTGGCCTGGTGATCAACGCGCTGGTGTTTACCGATAATGCCCAACGTTTTCGTCAGGTGATGGAAGAGATTGCCCCGCAGGCCAGCCAGCATCTGATCCCGGTGACGGAGATCGGGCCGGACACCGCCATCCTGCTGCAACAGAAGCTGGATGCCGGTGAATGGATCGCCATCGTTGGCGATCGCACCGCGGTAAACCGGCAGCGCGGTGGCGTAAGAAGGGTCATCTGGAGTCGTTTCCTGGGTAAGCCTGCGCCTTTCCCTCAGGGGCCGTTTGTGCTGGCCGCGGCGTTACGTTGCCCGGTACTGCTGATGTTTGCCCTGCGCGAAAACAGCATGCTGCGCGTGCACTGTGAACCCTTTGCCGATCCGCTGCTGTTGCCGCGTCCAACCCGCCAGCAGGCTTTACAGCAAGCTGTTGATCGCTATGCCGCGAGGCTGGAGCACCATGCGCTGCTTGCGCCGCTGGACTGGTTTAACTTTTTTGATTTCTGGCAGTTGCCGGAATCCCCGCACACTCAAGAGAAAGAGGAATAACAGTGCTGAACGATCCCCGTTTTTCTGTTGAAGTTGAGCTGACCATTCCATTTCATGATGTGGATGCCATGGGCGTTGTCTGGCACGGTAACTATTTCCGCTATTTTGAAGTCGCGCGGGAAAAGCTGCTGGGCAAATTCAACTACGGCTACCGTGAGATGAAAGCCTCTGGCTATCTGTGGCCGGTGGTTGATACGCGGGTGAAATACCGTGGAGCGCTGACTTTTGAGCAAACTGTTCGCGTGCGCGCCACTTTAGAAGAGGTGGAAAACCGCCTGCGGATTGGCTATCAGATTTTCGATACCCTCAGCGGCAAGCGTCT
This genomic window from Erwinia sp. E_sp_B01_1 contains:
- a CDS encoding thioesterase family protein: MLNDPRFSVEVELTIPFHDVDAMGVVWHGNYFRYFEVAREKLLGKFNYGYREMKASGYLWPVVDTRVKYRGALTFEQTVRVRATLEEVENRLRIGYQIFDTLSGKRLTTGYTIQVAVEEGSQELSFVSPPVLFERLGVQP
- a CDS encoding glycosyltransferase, whose amino-acid sequence is MLTAEFKPCVVIPCYNHGAMMASVLSRLSPLGLPVIIVDDGSDEITRAQLAPLLTEQITLIRLSENQGKGAAVMRGLQAATAAGFSHALQVDADGQHQIEDSPKLLAEARLHPECLISGQPLYDDSIPKSRLYGRYITHFWVWIETLSLSIKDSMCGFRVYPLAPVQALRHPIGQRMDFDTEIMVRLYWRGTPSRFIPTRVTYPLDGLSHFDALHDNLRISWMHTRLFFGMLPRIPSLLKKRRDRHWAGVQERKGLAGLKFMLWVYRTFGRGLFTLLLWPVTGFYWLSGGAQREASRQWLKTISDYASEHSIALPGKLNSFRHFLRFGESMLDKPASWRGDLRWGKEIDFAPGAEQAIAEGKPGGKLILASHLGDIEACRALAQQVSGLVINALVFTDNAQRFRQVMEEIAPQASQHLIPVTEIGPDTAILLQQKLDAGEWIAIVGDRTAVNRQRGGVRRVIWSRFLGKPAPFPQGPFVLAAALRCPVLLMFALRENSMLRVHCEPFADPLLLPRPTRQQALQQAVDRYAARLEHHALLAPLDWFNFFDFWQLPESPHTQEKEE